A window from Erythrolamprus reginae isolate rEryReg1 chromosome 11, rEryReg1.hap1, whole genome shotgun sequence encodes these proteins:
- the MARK4 gene encoding MAP/microtubule affinity-regulating kinase 4 isoform X2: protein MSLRIALAAGNERNAEPHQRCPVVTLDPAPLPVTPPLSPQPSTLASSRSEKGSSWSSRSLGARCRNSIASCPDEQPHIGTYRLLKTIGKGNFAKVKLARHILTGREVAIKIIDKTQLNPTSLQKLFREVRIMKGLNHPNIVKLFEVIETEKTLYLVMEYASAGEVFDYLVSHGRMKEKEARAKFRQIVSAVHYCHQKNIVHRDLKAENLLLDADANIKIADFGFSNEFTLGSKLDTFCGSPPYAAPELFQGKKYDGPEVDIWSLGVILYTLVSGSLPFDGQNLKELRERVLRGKYRVPFYMSTDCENILRRFLVLNPAKRCTLEQIMKDKWINIGYEGDELKPYREPEEDFADAKRIEVMVGMGYSREEIKEALTSQKYNEVTATYLLLGRKNEVEGGESRTGSSLSLARARPPSEVSNGTTKASSHAKGQRSSSTYHRQRRHSDFCGPSPAPLHPKRSPTSTGDGELKEERMPSRKASCSVVSSGRGGLPPSSPMVSSANNPNKSEIPDRRKDSVVNTNNLPSSMMTRRNTYVCTERPGGDRHSLLQNGKENSSSGAGRVPPASPSSHSIATSSSDRSRLSRGTNIRSTFHGGQVRDRRGPGVQNGPPPSPTLSHEAPTLPQSRSRATSNLFSKLTSKLTRRVADEPERIGGPALTSCNLPWHQKEADPRLLRFTWNVKLTSTRSAEAILAALCQATDSAHCAPRQTGPFVLSCTHGKSASEHFCSFEVEVCRLQRLGGLHGVLFRRQAGPSLAFRSLVAKITDQLQL, encoded by the exons atgtcTTTGCGCATCGCGCTGGCGGCAGGCAACGAGCGCAACGCCGAGCCG CACCAGCGCTGCCCGGTGGTGACGCTGGACCCTGCCCCCCTGCCGGTGACGCCCCCGCTGTCCCCCCAGCCCTCCACCCTGGCCAGCAGCCGCTCCGAAAAGGGCTCGTCATGGTCCAGCCGCTCGCTGGGCGCCCGCTGCCGCAACTCCATCGCCTCCTGCCCCGACGAGCAGCCCCACATCGGCACCTACCGGCTGCTCAAGACCATCGGCAAGGGCAACTTCGCCAAGGTCAAGCTGGCCAGGCACATCCTGACTGGCCGGGAG GTGGCTATCAAAATAATTGACAAGACGCAGCTCAACCCCACAAGTCTCCAGAAG ctcttcagAGAAGTCCGGATCATGAAGGGACTGAATCACCCCAATATCG TGAAACTCTTTGAGGTGATTGAGACGGAGAAGACCCTCTACCTGGTGATGGAGTACGCCAGTGCCG GAGAAGTTTTCGACTACCTGGTGTCCCACGGCCGCATGAAGGAGAAGGAAGCCCGGGCCAAGTTCAGACAG ATCGTCTCGGCTGTGCATTACTGTCACCAGAAGAATATCGTCCACAGGGACCTGAAG GCagaaaacctgctgctggacGCAGATGCCAACATTAAAATAGCCGACTTTGGCTTCAGTAACGAGTTCACGCTCGGCTCCAAGCTGGACACCTTCTGCGGAAGCCCCCCCTACGCTGCCCCGGAGCTCTTCCAGGGCAAGAAGTACGATGGGCCGGAGGTGGACATCTGGAGCCTGGGGGTCATCCTCTACACACTGGTCAGTGGCTCCCTGCCTTTCGATGGGCAGAACCTGAAG gAGCTCCGGGAGCGAGTGCTGCGTGGCAAGTACCGTGTCCCCTTCTACATGTCCACGGACTGTGAGAACATCTTGAGGCGCTTCCTGGTGCTGAACCCTGCCAAGCGCTGCACCCTGGAG CAAATAATGAAGGACAAGTGGATCAATATCGGCTACGAAGGGGACGAGCTGAAGCCTTACCGGGAACCGGAGGAGGATTTTGCGGATGCCAAGCGCATAG aggTCATGGTGGGCATGGGCTACAGCCGGGAGGAGATCAAAGAGGCCTTGACCAGCCAGAAGTACAACGAGGTCACAGCCACCTACCTGCTGCTGGGCAGGAAGAACGAG GTGGAAGGGGGGGAGTCCCGCACGGGCAGCAGCCTCTCGCTGGCCCGAGCTCGGCCGCCCAGTGAGGTCTCCAACGGCACCACCAAGGCCTCCTCACACGCCAAGGGCCAACGCAGCTCCTCCACGTACCACCGGCAGCGGCGGCACAGCGACTTCT GTGgcccctcccccgcccccctgCACCCCAAGCGGAGCCCCACCAGCACCGGGGACGGGGAGCTGAAGGAGGAGCGGATGCCCTCGCGCAAGGCCAGCTGCAGCGTGGTCAGCAGCGGCCGGGGGGGGCTCCCGCCCTCCAGCCCCATGGTCAGCAGTGCCAACAACCCCAACAAGTCGGAGATCCCCGACCGGCGCAAGGACAGTGTGGTCAACACG AATAACCTCCCGTCCAGCATGATGACCCGCAGAAACACCTACGTCTGCACCGAGAGGCCCGGGGGTGACCGCCACTCCCTGCTCCAGAACGGGAAAGAAAACAG cagcTCCGGGGCCGGTCGGGTGCCGCCAGCCTCCCCCTCCAGCCACAGCATCGCCACCTCCTCCTCCGACCGCAGCCGGCTCTCGCGCGGCACCAACATCCGCAGCACCTTCCACGGGGGCCAAGTGCGGGACCGGCGTGGCCCCGGCGTGCAGAACGGGCCTCCCCCCTCGCCCACCCTCTCCCACGAAGCCCCCACCCTGCCCCAGAGCCGCAGCCGGGCCACCTCCAACCTCTTCAGCAAACTGACCTCGAAGCTCACGCGGAG GGTCGCAGACGAACCTGAGAGAATCGGGGGACCTGCGCTCACAAG TTGCAATCTACCTTGGCATCAAAAGGAAGCAGACCCCCGGCTGCTCCGATTTACCTGGAATGTGAAGCTGACCAGCACCCGCTCGGCCGAGGCCATCCTGGCCGCCCTCTGCCAGGCCACGGACTCTGCCCACTGCGCCCCCCGGCAGACGGGGCCCTTCGTCCTCTCCTGCACCCACGGCAAGAGCGCCAGCGAGCACTTCTGCTCCTTCGAGGTGGAGgtctgccggctgcagcggctgGGGGGGCTGCACGGGGTCCTCTTCCGGCGTCAGGCGGGCCCCTCCCTGGCCTTCCGCAGCCTGGTGGCCAAGATCACTGACCAGCTGCAACTCTAG
- the MARK4 gene encoding MAP/microtubule affinity-regulating kinase 4 isoform X4 gives MSLRIALAAGNERNAEPHQRCPVVTLDPAPLPVTPPLSPQPSTLASSRSEKGSSWSSRSLGARCRNSIASCPDEQPHIGTYRLLKTIGKGNFAKVKLARHILTGREVAIKIIDKTQLNPTSLQKLFREVRIMKGLNHPNIVKLFEVIETEKTLYLVMEYASAGEVFDYLVSHGRMKEKEARAKFRQIVSAVHYCHQKNIVHRDLKAENLLLDADANIKIADFGFSNEFTLGSKLDTFCGSPPYAAPELFQGKKYDGPEVDIWSLGVILYTLVSGSLPFDGQNLKELRERVLRGKYRVPFYMSTDCENILRRFLVLNPAKRCTLEQIMKDKWINIGYEGDELKPYREPEEDFADAKRIEVMVGMGYSREEIKEALTSQKYNEVTATYLLLGRKNEVEGGESRTGSSLSLARARPPSEVSNGTTKASSHAKGQRSSSTYHRQRRHSDFCGPSPAPLHPKRSPTSTGDGELKEERMPSRKASCSVVSSGRGGLPPSSPMVSSANNPNKSEIPDRRKDSVVNTNNLPSSMMTRRNTYVCTERPGGDRHSLLQNGKENSSGAGRVPPASPSSHSIATSSSDRSRLSRGTNIRSTFHGGQVRDRRGPGVQNGPPPSPTLSHEAPTLPQSRSRATSNLFSKLTSKLTRRVADEPERIGGPALTSCNLPWHQKEADPRLLRFTWNVKLTSTRSAEAILAALCQATDSAHCAPRQTGPFVLSCTHGKSASEHFCSFEVEVCRLQRLGGLHGVLFRRQAGPSLAFRSLVAKITDQLQL, from the exons atgtcTTTGCGCATCGCGCTGGCGGCAGGCAACGAGCGCAACGCCGAGCCG CACCAGCGCTGCCCGGTGGTGACGCTGGACCCTGCCCCCCTGCCGGTGACGCCCCCGCTGTCCCCCCAGCCCTCCACCCTGGCCAGCAGCCGCTCCGAAAAGGGCTCGTCATGGTCCAGCCGCTCGCTGGGCGCCCGCTGCCGCAACTCCATCGCCTCCTGCCCCGACGAGCAGCCCCACATCGGCACCTACCGGCTGCTCAAGACCATCGGCAAGGGCAACTTCGCCAAGGTCAAGCTGGCCAGGCACATCCTGACTGGCCGGGAG GTGGCTATCAAAATAATTGACAAGACGCAGCTCAACCCCACAAGTCTCCAGAAG ctcttcagAGAAGTCCGGATCATGAAGGGACTGAATCACCCCAATATCG TGAAACTCTTTGAGGTGATTGAGACGGAGAAGACCCTCTACCTGGTGATGGAGTACGCCAGTGCCG GAGAAGTTTTCGACTACCTGGTGTCCCACGGCCGCATGAAGGAGAAGGAAGCCCGGGCCAAGTTCAGACAG ATCGTCTCGGCTGTGCATTACTGTCACCAGAAGAATATCGTCCACAGGGACCTGAAG GCagaaaacctgctgctggacGCAGATGCCAACATTAAAATAGCCGACTTTGGCTTCAGTAACGAGTTCACGCTCGGCTCCAAGCTGGACACCTTCTGCGGAAGCCCCCCCTACGCTGCCCCGGAGCTCTTCCAGGGCAAGAAGTACGATGGGCCGGAGGTGGACATCTGGAGCCTGGGGGTCATCCTCTACACACTGGTCAGTGGCTCCCTGCCTTTCGATGGGCAGAACCTGAAG gAGCTCCGGGAGCGAGTGCTGCGTGGCAAGTACCGTGTCCCCTTCTACATGTCCACGGACTGTGAGAACATCTTGAGGCGCTTCCTGGTGCTGAACCCTGCCAAGCGCTGCACCCTGGAG CAAATAATGAAGGACAAGTGGATCAATATCGGCTACGAAGGGGACGAGCTGAAGCCTTACCGGGAACCGGAGGAGGATTTTGCGGATGCCAAGCGCATAG aggTCATGGTGGGCATGGGCTACAGCCGGGAGGAGATCAAAGAGGCCTTGACCAGCCAGAAGTACAACGAGGTCACAGCCACCTACCTGCTGCTGGGCAGGAAGAACGAG GTGGAAGGGGGGGAGTCCCGCACGGGCAGCAGCCTCTCGCTGGCCCGAGCTCGGCCGCCCAGTGAGGTCTCCAACGGCACCACCAAGGCCTCCTCACACGCCAAGGGCCAACGCAGCTCCTCCACGTACCACCGGCAGCGGCGGCACAGCGACTTCT GTGgcccctcccccgcccccctgCACCCCAAGCGGAGCCCCACCAGCACCGGGGACGGGGAGCTGAAGGAGGAGCGGATGCCCTCGCGCAAGGCCAGCTGCAGCGTGGTCAGCAGCGGCCGGGGGGGGCTCCCGCCCTCCAGCCCCATGGTCAGCAGTGCCAACAACCCCAACAAGTCGGAGATCCCCGACCGGCGCAAGGACAGTGTGGTCAACACG AATAACCTCCCGTCCAGCATGATGACCCGCAGAAACACCTACGTCTGCACCGAGAGGCCCGGGGGTGACCGCCACTCCCTGCTCCAGAACGGGAAAGAAAACAG cTCCGGGGCCGGTCGGGTGCCGCCAGCCTCCCCCTCCAGCCACAGCATCGCCACCTCCTCCTCCGACCGCAGCCGGCTCTCGCGCGGCACCAACATCCGCAGCACCTTCCACGGGGGCCAAGTGCGGGACCGGCGTGGCCCCGGCGTGCAGAACGGGCCTCCCCCCTCGCCCACCCTCTCCCACGAAGCCCCCACCCTGCCCCAGAGCCGCAGCCGGGCCACCTCCAACCTCTTCAGCAAACTGACCTCGAAGCTCACGCGGAG GGTCGCAGACGAACCTGAGAGAATCGGGGGACCTGCGCTCACAAG TTGCAATCTACCTTGGCATCAAAAGGAAGCAGACCCCCGGCTGCTCCGATTTACCTGGAATGTGAAGCTGACCAGCACCCGCTCGGCCGAGGCCATCCTGGCCGCCCTCTGCCAGGCCACGGACTCTGCCCACTGCGCCCCCCGGCAGACGGGGCCCTTCGTCCTCTCCTGCACCCACGGCAAGAGCGCCAGCGAGCACTTCTGCTCCTTCGAGGTGGAGgtctgccggctgcagcggctgGGGGGGCTGCACGGGGTCCTCTTCCGGCGTCAGGCGGGCCCCTCCCTGGCCTTCCGCAGCCTGGTGGCCAAGATCACTGACCAGCTGCAACTCTAG
- the MARK4 gene encoding MAP/microtubule affinity-regulating kinase 4 isoform X7 — MSLRIALAAGNERNAEPHQRCPVVTLDPAPLPVTPPLSPQPSTLASSRSEKGSSWSSRSLGARCRNSIASCPDEQPHIGTYRLLKTIGKGNFAKVKLARHILTGREVAIKIIDKTQLNPTSLQKLFREVRIMKGLNHPNIVKLFEVIETEKTLYLVMEYASAGEVFDYLVSHGRMKEKEARAKFRQIVSAVHYCHQKNIVHRDLKAENLLLDADANIKIADFGFSNEFTLGSKLDTFCGSPPYAAPELFQGKKYDGPEVDIWSLGVILYTLVSGSLPFDGQNLKELRERVLRGKYRVPFYMSTDCENILRRFLVLNPAKRCTLEQIMKDKWINIGYEGDELKPYREPEEDFADAKRIEVMVGMGYSREEIKEALTSQKYNEVTATYLLLGRKNEVEGGESRTGSSLSLARARPPSEVSNGTTKASSHAKGQRSSSTYHRQRRHSDFCGPSPAPLHPKRSPTSTGDGELKEERMPSRKASCSVVSSGRGGLPPSSPMVSSANNPNKSEIPDRRKDSVVNTNNLPSSMMTRRNTYVCTERPGGDRHSLLQNGKENSSGAGRVPPASPSSHSIATSSSDRSRLSRGTNIRSTFHGGQVRDRRGPGVQNGPPPSPTLSHEAPTLPQSRSRATSNLFSKLTSKLTRRVTLDPSKRQNSNRCVSGPSVPQGSKIRSQTNLRESGDLRSQVAIYLGIKRKQTPGCSDLPGM, encoded by the exons atgtcTTTGCGCATCGCGCTGGCGGCAGGCAACGAGCGCAACGCCGAGCCG CACCAGCGCTGCCCGGTGGTGACGCTGGACCCTGCCCCCCTGCCGGTGACGCCCCCGCTGTCCCCCCAGCCCTCCACCCTGGCCAGCAGCCGCTCCGAAAAGGGCTCGTCATGGTCCAGCCGCTCGCTGGGCGCCCGCTGCCGCAACTCCATCGCCTCCTGCCCCGACGAGCAGCCCCACATCGGCACCTACCGGCTGCTCAAGACCATCGGCAAGGGCAACTTCGCCAAGGTCAAGCTGGCCAGGCACATCCTGACTGGCCGGGAG GTGGCTATCAAAATAATTGACAAGACGCAGCTCAACCCCACAAGTCTCCAGAAG ctcttcagAGAAGTCCGGATCATGAAGGGACTGAATCACCCCAATATCG TGAAACTCTTTGAGGTGATTGAGACGGAGAAGACCCTCTACCTGGTGATGGAGTACGCCAGTGCCG GAGAAGTTTTCGACTACCTGGTGTCCCACGGCCGCATGAAGGAGAAGGAAGCCCGGGCCAAGTTCAGACAG ATCGTCTCGGCTGTGCATTACTGTCACCAGAAGAATATCGTCCACAGGGACCTGAAG GCagaaaacctgctgctggacGCAGATGCCAACATTAAAATAGCCGACTTTGGCTTCAGTAACGAGTTCACGCTCGGCTCCAAGCTGGACACCTTCTGCGGAAGCCCCCCCTACGCTGCCCCGGAGCTCTTCCAGGGCAAGAAGTACGATGGGCCGGAGGTGGACATCTGGAGCCTGGGGGTCATCCTCTACACACTGGTCAGTGGCTCCCTGCCTTTCGATGGGCAGAACCTGAAG gAGCTCCGGGAGCGAGTGCTGCGTGGCAAGTACCGTGTCCCCTTCTACATGTCCACGGACTGTGAGAACATCTTGAGGCGCTTCCTGGTGCTGAACCCTGCCAAGCGCTGCACCCTGGAG CAAATAATGAAGGACAAGTGGATCAATATCGGCTACGAAGGGGACGAGCTGAAGCCTTACCGGGAACCGGAGGAGGATTTTGCGGATGCCAAGCGCATAG aggTCATGGTGGGCATGGGCTACAGCCGGGAGGAGATCAAAGAGGCCTTGACCAGCCAGAAGTACAACGAGGTCACAGCCACCTACCTGCTGCTGGGCAGGAAGAACGAG GTGGAAGGGGGGGAGTCCCGCACGGGCAGCAGCCTCTCGCTGGCCCGAGCTCGGCCGCCCAGTGAGGTCTCCAACGGCACCACCAAGGCCTCCTCACACGCCAAGGGCCAACGCAGCTCCTCCACGTACCACCGGCAGCGGCGGCACAGCGACTTCT GTGgcccctcccccgcccccctgCACCCCAAGCGGAGCCCCACCAGCACCGGGGACGGGGAGCTGAAGGAGGAGCGGATGCCCTCGCGCAAGGCCAGCTGCAGCGTGGTCAGCAGCGGCCGGGGGGGGCTCCCGCCCTCCAGCCCCATGGTCAGCAGTGCCAACAACCCCAACAAGTCGGAGATCCCCGACCGGCGCAAGGACAGTGTGGTCAACACG AATAACCTCCCGTCCAGCATGATGACCCGCAGAAACACCTACGTCTGCACCGAGAGGCCCGGGGGTGACCGCCACTCCCTGCTCCAGAACGGGAAAGAAAACAG cTCCGGGGCCGGTCGGGTGCCGCCAGCCTCCCCCTCCAGCCACAGCATCGCCACCTCCTCCTCCGACCGCAGCCGGCTCTCGCGCGGCACCAACATCCGCAGCACCTTCCACGGGGGCCAAGTGCGGGACCGGCGTGGCCCCGGCGTGCAGAACGGGCCTCCCCCCTCGCCCACCCTCTCCCACGAAGCCCCCACCCTGCCCCAGAGCCGCAGCCGGGCCACCTCCAACCTCTTCAGCAAACTGACCTCGAAGCTCACGCGGAG GGTCACTCTTGACCCCTCTAAGCGGCAGAACTCTAACCGGTGCGTCTCGGGTCCTTCAGTGCCTCAAGGATCTAAAATCA GGTCGCAGACGAACCTGAGAGAATCGGGGGACCTGCGCTCACAAG TTGCAATCTACCTTGGCATCAAAAGGAAGCAGACCCCCGGCTGCTCCGATTTACCTGGAATGTGA